From the Heliangelus exortis chromosome 14, bHelExo1.hap1, whole genome shotgun sequence genome, one window contains:
- the LOC139802544 gene encoding hemicentin-1-like has product MLRVLFLFLLLLLASPGSSAAGPAITARTLSPCYSADLRPAQGGLVSAPGCTVLLVPPPLQTAQVVLWEYRSGPEEGTILTHAVDGPTNTSRPYQNRTLFNQTDFSLRLLLARGDGRLYRFRTEAEATGWFQLRVVEPLSQPEILGNSSVKAGGSTQLVCNAVEGQADSYWWKKNGEVLLGSEHIQFVGNSTLSIAGASINDSGHYACVVSNQVSQNETSFLLHVQNAANVVLPMILACVALGSLAGVFVWCRGRDRPCHNPCR; this is encoded by the exons ATGCTGCGcgtcctcttcctcttcctcctcctcctcctcgcctcCCCCGGCAGCTCGGCAGCCGGCCCCGCCATCACAG CCCGCACCCTGTCCCCCTGCTACTCCGCAGACCTCCGCCCGGcacagggggggttggtctcgGCCCCGGGCTGCACCGTGCTGCTGGTGCCCCCCCCGCTGCAGACCGCCCAGGTGGTTCTCTGGGAATACCGGAGCGGCCCGGAGGAAGGAACCATCCTCACTCACGCTGTCGATGGCCCCACCAACACCTCCCGCCCCTACCAGAACCGCACCCTCTTCAACCAGACGGATTTCTCGCTGCGGCTGCTGCTGGCGCGGGGGGACGGGCGGCTCTACCGCTTCAGGACCGAGGCTGAGGCCACGGGCTGGTTCCAGCTGCGTGTTGTGG AGCCCCTCTCCCAGCCAGAAATCCTGGGCAACTCCTCGGTGAAGGCGGgaggcagcacccagctggtTTGCAACGCGGTGGAAGGGCAGGCGGACTCGTACTGGTGGAAGAAGAACggggaggtgctgctgggcagtgaGCACATCCAGTTTGTGGGCAACAGCACCCTGAGCATCGCCGGTGCCTCCATCAACGACAGCGGGCACTACGCCTGCGTGGTGAGCAACCAGGTCAGCCAGAACGAGACCTCCTTCCTGCTCCACGTCCAGA ATGCTGCCAACGTGGTGCTGCCCATGATCCTGGCCTGTGTGGCCCTGGGCTCCCTGGCTG gtgTCTTTGTCTGGTGCAGGGGAAGGGACCGCCCGTGTCACAACCCCTGCAG